Proteins co-encoded in one Verrucomicrobiia bacterium genomic window:
- a CDS encoding DUF423 domain-containing protein — MKSKSALAGAGILGFIAVAAGAFGAHALRDKVPPAMLGIFETASRYQLVHAAAILATIPLTAQFRSRLVPAASAFFLWGSVLFSGSLYLLVLSGAKAWGAVTPLGGLLLLAGWACLGLGAAKG, encoded by the coding sequence ATGAAGTCGAAAAGCGCTTTGGCAGGGGCCGGCATCCTGGGATTTATAGCCGTGGCCGCCGGGGCTTTCGGCGCCCATGCTCTGCGGGACAAAGTTCCACCGGCCATGCTTGGCATTTTCGAAACCGCTTCCCGTTACCAGCTTGTCCACGCCGCTGCGATCCTGGCCACGATTCCTCTTACGGCGCAGTTCCGCAGCCGTCTGGTGCCCGCAGCATCCGCTTTTTTCCTGTGGGGAAGCGTCCTTTTTTCGGGAAGCCTTTACCTTCTGGTGCTGTCGGGCGCGAAGGCCTGGGGCGCGGTCACTCCCTTAGGGGGCCTCCTGCTCCTGGCGGGATGGGCATGTCTGGGCCTGGGAGCCGCAAAAGGGTAA
- the pepN gene encoding aminopeptidase N, whose amino-acid sequence MSSDKPNVIHLKDYRPPDFLIPQTGLDVELLQTAARVKTCLHLRRNPKADSPKAPLVLNGERLKLITIRLNGETLKPSDYTVNETHLTIPTVPDVFVLETEVEIRPQENKALEGLYVSSGIYCTQNEPEGFRKITYFLDRPDVMSKYTTRITADRKNYPVLLSNGNPMDKGDLDGGRHFVTWEDPFPKPSYLFALVAGDLGEVQDTFKTRSGRTIALKIFVDRGNEKKCGHAMRSLKNAMKWDEERFGLECDLNTYMIVAVDAFNFGAMENKGLNIFNSQYVLADPETATDQNYEAIENVIGHEYFHNWTGNRVTCRDWFQITLKEGLTFFRDHEFSADMGSRAVNRIAAVRVLRDFQFVEDAGPNAHPIRPPSYIEINNFYTVTVYNKGSEVIGMIETLIGRENFRKGMTKYFELFDGQAVTTEDFAHAMEQASGHDLTQFKNWYRQAGTPVCRVDGNYDAAKKTYTLKVEQLPPRTVKEQKADPFYFPFKMGLLDARGKDLPLELEGDSKKETSKVLVISKKEHTFVFRNVPESPVPSLLRGFSAPVKLEYGYTPEQLRFLLAHDSDAFNRYEAGQVLATRALEDLIRARQEGRKLEADAGFVAAFGSMLADESLDPALCAECMILPSVTSLVERMEVCDFDAAFAAREHLLKSLAAAHEPQLIRIYGRYHGTGPYSPDSVSIGKRSFKNMALYYLAALGTPDARKRVAEQFRHAGSMTDTMAALDAMSQAGFPERDEALTAFALKWRQNALVMNKWFVVQAASKRPDVLEQVKKLEKDAAFDIKNPNKVRALFGVFSGNLVRFHDAAGEGYRFIAGKILEIDTFNPSAASKLAAAFKKFAKLDAGRKELMGRELERILAAPGLSRDTYEIVSKTLESGRKNAAAAKA is encoded by the coding sequence ATGAGCAGCGACAAGCCGAACGTTATTCATCTCAAAGACTACAGGCCGCCGGATTTTCTCATTCCGCAGACCGGACTCGACGTCGAATTGTTGCAAACCGCGGCGCGGGTGAAAACCTGCCTGCATCTGCGCCGCAATCCGAAGGCCGACTCACCCAAGGCCCCCCTCGTCCTGAACGGCGAGCGCCTGAAGCTCATCACCATCCGTCTGAACGGCGAAACCCTCAAACCCTCCGATTATACGGTCAATGAAACGCACCTGACGATTCCCACGGTCCCGGACGTTTTCGTTCTGGAAACCGAGGTTGAGATCCGGCCCCAGGAGAACAAGGCGCTGGAAGGCCTGTACGTTTCCTCCGGCATTTACTGCACGCAGAACGAGCCCGAAGGCTTCCGCAAAATCACTTATTTCCTGGACCGTCCGGACGTCATGTCCAAATACACGACACGCATCACCGCGGACAGGAAAAACTACCCGGTCCTTCTCTCGAACGGCAATCCCATGGATAAAGGCGACCTGGACGGCGGCCGGCATTTTGTGACCTGGGAGGATCCGTTCCCCAAGCCTTCTTATCTTTTCGCGCTGGTGGCGGGCGATCTCGGCGAAGTGCAGGACACGTTCAAGACGCGCTCGGGCAGGACCATCGCCCTGAAGATTTTCGTCGACAGGGGCAACGAGAAAAAATGCGGCCACGCCATGCGCTCCCTGAAGAACGCCATGAAATGGGACGAGGAAAGGTTCGGCCTGGAATGCGACCTGAACACGTACATGATCGTGGCGGTCGACGCCTTCAATTTCGGGGCCATGGAAAACAAGGGCCTGAACATCTTCAATTCACAGTACGTGCTCGCCGATCCCGAAACCGCGACCGACCAGAACTACGAAGCCATCGAAAACGTGATCGGCCACGAGTATTTTCACAACTGGACCGGCAACCGCGTGACCTGCCGCGACTGGTTCCAGATCACGCTGAAGGAAGGCCTCACGTTTTTCCGCGACCATGAATTTTCCGCGGACATGGGTTCTCGCGCCGTGAACCGCATCGCCGCGGTGCGCGTGCTGCGCGACTTTCAGTTCGTGGAAGACGCGGGACCCAACGCGCATCCGATCCGGCCGCCGTCCTACATCGAGATCAACAATTTCTACACCGTGACCGTGTACAACAAGGGCTCGGAAGTGATCGGCATGATCGAGACGCTGATCGGCCGCGAGAATTTCCGCAAGGGCATGACGAAATATTTCGAGCTCTTCGACGGCCAGGCCGTGACCACCGAAGATTTCGCACATGCCATGGAGCAGGCGTCCGGCCACGACCTGACGCAGTTCAAAAACTGGTACCGTCAGGCGGGCACGCCCGTTTGCCGCGTGGACGGGAATTACGACGCCGCGAAGAAAACCTACACGCTGAAAGTGGAGCAGCTCCCGCCCCGGACCGTGAAAGAACAGAAAGCCGACCCCTTTTATTTTCCTTTCAAGATGGGGCTTCTGGATGCCCGGGGCAAGGACCTTCCCCTTGAGCTGGAAGGGGACTCGAAAAAGGAAACGTCCAAGGTCCTGGTGATTTCGAAAAAGGAGCACACCTTCGTTTTTCGCAATGTCCCGGAATCCCCGGTGCCGTCGCTCCTGCGCGGCTTTTCCGCGCCCGTCAAACTCGAGTACGGCTACACGCCGGAACAGCTGCGGTTCCTCCTGGCCCACGATTCCGACGCCTTCAACCGTTATGAAGCCGGGCAGGTGCTGGCCACGCGCGCGCTGGAAGACCTGATCCGCGCGCGCCAGGAAGGCCGGAAGCTCGAGGCTGACGCGGGATTCGTGGCCGCCTTCGGGAGCATGCTGGCCGACGAATCCCTGGATCCCGCGCTTTGCGCCGAGTGCATGATCCTGCCGAGCGTGACGTCGCTCGTCGAGAGAATGGAGGTCTGCGATTTCGACGCTGCCTTTGCCGCGCGCGAACATCTCTTAAAAAGTCTGGCCGCCGCGCATGAGCCGCAGCTGATCCGCATTTACGGGCGTTACCACGGCACCGGGCCGTATTCCCCGGATTCGGTTTCGATCGGAAAAAGGAGCTTCAAGAACATGGCGCTTTATTATCTCGCCGCGCTCGGAACCCCGGATGCGCGCAAGCGGGTCGCGGAGCAGTTCCGCCATGCCGGCAGCATGACCGATACGATGGCCGCGCTGGACGCCATGAGCCAGGCCGGATTCCCGGAACGCGACGAAGCGCTGACCGCTTTCGCCCTGAAGTGGCGGCAAAACGCGCTGGTCATGAACAAATGGTTCGTGGTGCAGGCGGCGTCCAAACGGCCGGACGTGCTGGAGCAGGTGAAGAAGCTGGAAAAAGACGCTGCCTTCGACATCAAAAATCCGAACAAGGTGCGGGCGCTGTTCGGCGTTTTCAGCGGCAATCTCGTGAGGTTTCACGACGCGGCGGGCGAGGGCTATCGTTTCATCGCCGGAAAAATCCTCGAAATCGACACCTTCAATCCGAGTGCGGCCTCGAAGCTTGCGGCGGCCTTCAAGAAATTCGCAAAGCTGGACGCGGGCAGGAAAGAATTAATGGGGCGAGAGCTCGAACGCATCCTGGCCGCGCCCGGCCTTTCCCGGGACACCTACGAAATCGTTTCCAAGACACTCGAGAGCGGCAGGAAGAACGCGGCCGCGGCAAAAGCTTAA
- a CDS encoding response regulator, translating into MESPPENRKKILVVDDEPDVLKFVKLRLESQGYEVYTAENGETAIHVTKKIRPDLILLDIKLPLFDGYEVLRRVRGDPELSETPIVLATADASVRVQEGSKLLDANSYLMKPFDSEEMFKVISRELRKKESKGIHPQP; encoded by the coding sequence ATGGAAAGCCCTCCCGAAAACAGGAAAAAGATCTTAGTCGTCGACGACGAACCCGACGTCCTGAAGTTCGTCAAACTCCGCCTCGAATCCCAGGGCTACGAAGTTTATACCGCGGAGAACGGGGAAACGGCCATCCACGTCACGAAAAAAATCCGCCCCGATCTCATCCTGCTGGACATCAAGCTTCCCCTCTTTGACGGTTATGAAGTCCTCCGCCGGGTGCGCGGTGACCCCGAGCTTTCGGAAACGCCGATTGTCCTCGCGACCGCCGACGCCAGCGTGCGGGTCCAGGAAGGCTCGAAGCTCCTGGACGCCAACAGCTACCTCATGAAGCCCTTCGACTCCGAGGAAATGTTCAAGGTGATTTCCCGCGAGCTCCGCAAAAAAGAATCCAAGGGCATCCACCCTCAGCCTTGA